In Microplitis demolitor isolate Queensland-Clemson2020A chromosome 9, iyMicDemo2.1a, whole genome shotgun sequence, one genomic interval encodes:
- the LOC103571561 gene encoding glutathione S-transferase 1, whose protein sequence is MKLYAVSDGPPSLACRQALKALNIKYELIPVDYCKGEFLTKEYEELNPQREIPTLVDGDLTMGESHAILQYICDKYDTEGKYYPKDPKARALVNHRLCFNLTTYYRNISEYAFGPMFFDYERTEMGLKKLKMSLDVFEKYFTRTNFIYAAANTLTIADFAMITATIGLEAIEFSLAPWPKVNKWYNDFKVKHPELWEIAAGGLKELSDYEKNPDLSMTWVHPIHPMRKSKK, encoded by the exons atgaaacttTACGCTGTTTCTGACGGACCGCCTTCTCTAGCTTGTAGACAAGCTTTAaaagctcttaatattaaatatgaactTATACCTGTTGATTATTGCAaaggtgaatttttaactaaagaaTATGAAGAG TTGAATCCGCAAAGAGAAATTCCGACTCTAGTCGATGGCGATTTAACTATGGGTgaaag tcaTGCGATATTGCAATatatttgtgataaatatGACACAGAAGGTAAATATTATCCAAAAGATCCAAAAGCCCGAGCTCTTGTCAATCATCGACTTTGTTTCAATTTGACTACTTACTATCGCAATATTTCGGAGTATGCT tttgGTCCCATGTTTTTTGATTACGAGCGCACGGAAATGgggttgaaaaaattgaaaatgagcTTGgatgtatttgaaaaatattttacacgtactaattttatatatgctgCTGCAA ATACTTTAACAATCGCGGACTTTGCAATGATAACGGCAACAATTGGTCTAGAGGctattgaattttcattagCACCCTGGCCAAAAGTAAACAAATGGTACAACGATTTCAAAGTAAAACATCCAGAATTGTGGGAAATCGCTGCTGGAGGCTTAAAAGAACTCAGCGACTACGAAAAAAATCCAGACTTATCAATGACTTGGGTCCATCCCATCCATCCAATGCGCAAAAGCAAAAAGTAA
- the LOC103571559 gene encoding BTB/POZ domain-containing protein 17 encodes MTGLTSVEMDQSKPVVDESGPSSDVPKTPEAIEVDNSQTILLKIATLYAERLMNDICLVVDGVEYPAHRLILCASSDVFQVMLMSPQWTESQESRVTLQETPQCVPIFSEFLRYFYTGQIRISYEVVLPILSLADKYNVRDLITLCLEYMQNHIAVAAIHGTLVSWLDYTSNCGHHAITQTCQNFIKWNVELVAKTADFGNFELDVLVTLLHQSSLVIRDEMTLYKCLESWLEHQVQRLKHQLTPTEYELTLKQLVIAVMTPIRFPMMSPRQLADLLLSPLTKKYKEFFVERMAIGMSFHSGQHDLVQEVIRNEEDGALLFEPRLYTVDTCSSLLTIENFHSLPSYHTRTLVFSSHSFLAEHAGDRACEWVVDIYPKGVWFKKFFLIVWQGTVEMPEHVIRSVRLSLTCKEPPTDANNDMRVKIGVLIYGLQDGVEHIARVTEVIHRFNTTDRVLNLDDLLPFEELNPQQSAKSLVNPVSPYLVGPNKDMLKLHIVISPAN; translated from the exons ATGACAGGTTTGACAAGTGTAGAAATGGATCAAAGCAAACCAGTTGTTGATGAGAGCGGGCCAAGTTCTGATGTCCCCAAAACACCAGAAGCTATTGAG GTTGATAATTCACAGACAATATTGCTGAAGATAGCGACTTTGTACGCCGAGAGATTGATGAATGATATTTGTTTGGTAGTTGATGGTGTAGAATATCCAGCTCATCGTTTAATTTTATGTGCTTCTAGTGATGTATTCCag gTGATGTTAATGAGCCCACAGTGGACAGAATCACAAGAAAGCCGTGTAACTCTCCAAGAAACCCCACAATGTGTACCGATATTTAGTGAGTTTTTACGTTACTTTTACACCGGACAAATACGTATAAGCTACGAAGTTGTCTTACCAATATTATCATTAGCCGACAAATATAATGTACGTGATTTAATAACCCTGTGCCTTGAGTATATGCAAAACCACATCGCAGTAGCGGCTATTCACGGTACCTTAGTTTCATGGCTCGACTACACATCAAATTGCGGGCATCATGCCATCACCCAAACCTgccaaaattttatcaaatggAATGTCGAGCTGGTAGCCAAGACCGCGGATTTTGGTAATTTTGAGCTGGACGTCTTAGTGACTCTATTACATCAAAGTAGTTTAGTAATACGCGATGAAATGACACTCTACAAGTGTCTGGAATCTTGGCTGGAGCATCAAGTTCAGCGTCTCAAGCATCAGCTGACTCCTACCGAGTACGAGTTGACACTAAAGCAGCTAGTGATTGCCGTAATGACCCCGATACGTTTTCCCATGATGTCACCACGGCAATTAGCTGATTTATTGTTATCCCCCCTGACCAAAAAGTACAAGGAATTTTTTGTTGAACGCATGGCTATCGGGATGTCCTTTCATTCTGGGCAGCATGATCTCGTCCAAGAAGTTATCAGGAATGAAGAAGATGGCGCGTTGTTATTTGAACCACGTCTTTACACCGTTGACACCTGCAGCTCGCTGCTGACGATTGAAAACTTCCATAGTCTCCCTTCGTATCACACACGGACTCTAGTATTTTCCAGCCACTCTTTCCTGGCAGAGCACGCTGGAGATCGAGCCTGCGAGTGGGTCGTTGATATTTATCCCAAAGGGGTTTGGTTCAAGAAATTCTTCTTGATCGTCTGGCAGGGGACTGTTGAGATGCCTGAGCATGTCATCAGATCCGTGAGGTTGTCGCTGACTTGCAAAGAACCTCCGACTGATGCCAACAATGACATGCGCGTTAAGATTGGAGTGCTGATCTACGGACTCCAGGATGGAGTTGAACATATTGCTCGGGTTACTGAAGTCATTCATAGATTTAATACAACTGACCGTGTTCTAAATCTAGACGATTTACTGCCGTTTGAAGAATTAAATCCTCAGCAAAGCGCCAAGTCGCTTGTAAATCCTGTTTCTCCTTATTTAGTTGGTCCTAATAAGGACATGCTTAAACTTCATATTGTTATATCACCGGCAAATTga
- the LOC103571557 gene encoding ribonuclease P protein subunit p40, translated as MFSQASNSKVPRVLKTITNYSNDQKVKTNQDKVPVTIADHYYNNLISVVLPDFKDIPVNLDRAIVEDTDYYKIIELPVHELINQEFIEAFVKKGELTLLSSDKNLSTENCISITPTGYLILSLLAADYQELGLEGSPTFFSRQPTRFIIKINLKEDSFVPGKNKYERVKKCLENNFKHKFDVILSWDPPEDKLCPSSVALWFHNHGYKTFLCHVKSTKRLNTSVNIPLASDNLFDWIKIFSTSNSDNSINTSSAIKSVTVIKDVSYIEYRGFFTRSRVIKILNLLKEFMNSNNSTDVSEWGSLHVQGFDNSPVSWGLKEHAVIDNDGTNNYTIILKSNGNLSIQKCLSSNRRPKNK; from the exons ATGTTTTCACAAGCGAGTAATTCAAAAGTACCTCGAGttctaaaaacaataactaattattcaaatgatcAGAAGGTTAAAACAAACCAAGACAAAGTACCAGTTACTATTGCagatcattattataataattta ATATCTGTTGTCTTGCCTGATTTTAAAGACATACCTGTTAATCTTGATCGTGCTATTGTCGAGGATACTgattactataaaattatagagTTACCAGTTCATGAGCTGATTAATCAGGAATTTATTGAGGCTTTTGTTAAAAAAG gtgAACTGACATTACTATCATCAGACAAGAATCTAAGTACTGAGAACTGCATCTCAATAACACCAACCGggtatttaatattatcacTCCTAGCAGCTGATTATCAAGAGCTAGGATTAGAAGGTTCCCCAACATTTTTTTCCCGGCAGCCGACACGCTTCA TTatcaagataaatttaaaagaagatTCATTTGTGccaggaaaaaataaatatgaacgtgttaaaaaatgtttggaaaataattttaaacataaatttgatgttattTTATCATGGGATCCACcag aagATAAATTATGCCCATCATCAGTAGCATTATGGTTTCATAATCATGGctacaaaacatttttatgcCATGTAAAATCCACCAAACGTTTGAATACATCAGTAAATATTCCTCTTGCctcagataatttatttgattggaTAAAAATCTTCAGCACCAGCAACTC aGACAATTCAATAAATACATCTAGTGCAATTAAATCCGTAACAGTAATAAAAGATGTTTCATACATTGAGTATCGTGGATTTTTTACAAGGTcaagagtaattaaaatattaaatctctTAAAAGAATTTATGAATTCGAACAACAGTACAGACGTATCTGAATGGGGAAGTTTACATGTACAAGGTTTTGATAACAGTCCAGTAAGTTGGGGTTTAAAAGAGCATGCAGTTATTGACAACGACGgtactaataattatacaattattttaaaatcaaacgggaatttaagtatacaaaaatgTCTAAGTTCGAATCGTCGgcctaaaaataaataa
- the LOC103571556 gene encoding uncharacterized protein LOC103571556, translating to MPQKNRVPVLQELALISIGKYITLIGSKMIKPVCEISQKNPARSVKLLRSLIQTLKQNLSSNVPWHLYTPMSTKILQSIMILLNETKNTYNDYQPVNLFLSEINVIVSLIEVVMHQNLRVIEFTMWPKIMRHMLYSNLHNLRGLEVLDLGSGSAGWRTSDIEKLIINGVSSMPNLTSLTLCFDCTDNIITALGNNCQKLRCLDVTSSRSVTDRSIQALLKCHQLRDVKLFRTSITITGYADLLLGLRWLESIGRCDDIGDILEIIYERESNNKCLFLKSFESRNMTTGYLYLLITICPFITSLSIMCNDEMDNLSILSVLECLTELKLMSCNFYADGLGVLLEMTQSRIESLHLEHVDEIDRTALVCISQYCPRLKSLTFYNCDFIDTMMINGGIRYDNLKVRPFKCLERIKCVADCAKSHLEFLLSHCTDIRFIQLGSSTGIDDTTMKKVFGFNRMSKLEELKILYSSDLSMRTVRLLMKNCDNLRRLSELESWHGITEEELINFRNELKIQNINCDTSPTLSFA from the coding sequence ATGCCTCAGAAAAATAGAGTGCCTGTTTTACAAGAGCTTGCACTGATTTCAATTGGCAAATACATAACACTAATAGGTAGTAAGATGATAAAACCAGTATGCGAAATATCACAAAAGAATCCAGCACGTAGCGTTAAACTTCTCCGTAGCTTAATCCAGACTCTCAAACAAAATTTGAGCTCAAATGTGCCTTGGCATCTCTACACCCCGATGTCAACTAAAATTCTACAGTCAATAATGATCCTATTGAACGAAACTAAAAACACATACAACGATTACCAGCCGGTCAATCTCTTCTTGTCCGAAATAAATGTCATTGTCTCACTGATAGAAGTGGTGATGCATCAGAACCTCCGAGTAATTGAGTTTACAATGTGGCCTAAAATAATGCGACACATGTTGTACAGCAATTTGCACAATCTCCGTGGCCTGGAAGTACTAGATCTTGGATCTGGTTCCGCTGGATGGCGGACATCGGACATAGAAAAGCTGATAATAAACGGCGTCAGCTCAATGCCCAACTTGACATCTCTGACACTTTGTTTCGATTGTACAGACAATATTATCACAGCTCTAGGGAATAATTGTCAGAAGCTACGTTGTCTTGATGTAACATCATCTAGATCAGTTACAGATCGCAGTATCCAGGCATTACTGAAGTGCCACCAGCTACGCGATGTCAAATTATTCCGTACCTCAATCACGATAACAGGTTACGCTGATTTATTATTAGGACTCCGCTGGCTTGAGAGCATCGGCAGGTGCGATGATATCGGAGacattttagaaataatttacgaACGTGAAAGCAACAACAAgtgtttgtttttaaaatcattcgaAAGCCGGAATATGACGACCggttatttgtatttattgatCACGATCTGTCCATTTATAACGAGTTTGTCGATAATGTGCAATGACGAGATGGATAATTTGTCAATTCTGTCGGTACTTGAATGCTTGACGGAACTAAAATTGATGTCTTGCAATTTTTATGCTGACGGTCTCGGTGTTTTGCTGGAGATGACTCAGTCTAGGATTGAGAGCCTGCATTTGGAACATGTTGATGAGATTGATCGGACTGCGCTGGTCTGCATCAGTCAGTACTGTCCGCGGTTGAAGAGTTTGACATTTTACAATTGCGACTTTATTGACACGATGATGATCAACGGGGGAATTAGGTATGACAACTTGAAGGTGAGGCCTTTCAAGTGTCTGGAGAGGATTAAGTGCGTTGCCGATTGCGCTAAATCACATTTAGAGTTTTTGCTGTCCCATTGTACAGACATTAGATTCATCCAGCTGGGCTCGTCGACGGGAATAGACGACACGACGATGAAAAAGGTCTTCGGGTTTAACCGGATGAGCAAGTTGGAAGAATTGAAGATTTTGTACAGCAGCGATTTGTCGATGAGAACTGTAAGGTTGCTTATGAAGAATTGTGATAACTTGAGAAGACTGTCCGAGCTGGAAAGCTGGCATGGAATCACGGAAGAAGAGCtgattaattttagaaatgaACTCaagattcaaaatattaattgtgatACGAGTCCTACTTTATCTTTTGcttag
- the LOC103571558 gene encoding kinesin-associated protein 3: MEEAKFLKRKVRSGSLDVHPTEKALVVNYDVEALILGELGDPMLGDRKECQKIIRLKSLNADTNVSLLAKEVMEKCSLIHESKLHEVEQLIYYLQNRKINEDQPSRPVSSTNSDTDERAVISNVDSYIELLYEEIPDKIKGSALILQLARIPDNLLELTKNESLLSALARVLREDWRRSIELSTNIVYIFFCFSTYTQFHSIILEYRIGSLCMEIIDYELQRYDQWRDDMEKRRRYFETTTGLVIYPSVTSISSSTNSTDADKKIKITDDIWTTEAPLDYELKRRSTEVNFHITDAEVKRMKDDLEKYRKKFKNLTKKQEQLLRVAYYLLLNIAENTDVERKMRKKNVISMIIKTLDRTNNDLLILIITFLKKLSIFRENKDVMANENIIEKLPRLLQNNNNIDLILITLKLLFNLSFDLKLRGKMIRVGLLPKLIKLLGQNEIKNKTTILGLLYHLSMDDKVKLMFNNTECTQLIIDMILEVDDDRFKRELVAVGINLSINYKNALMMIGNNRLQGLIRKAFRNQDSLLMKLIRNISQHDGLKDYFVDFVGDFAMALTQSDSQDFILELIGVMGNLVLPDLDYAQILQRCNLIPWIRNNLVVGKAPDDLILEVVILLGTAASDEDCARLICKADLLLSCIELLKAKQEDDEIVLQIIYVFYQIAMHESTRDYLIRETNNEAPGYLIDLMHDKNPAIRKVCDACLDVIAMCDKEWAARIKVEKFRSHNQQWLEMVESIAVDNANHLIVDDDESLPPYLNDDLLKHTMLFPSGTTTSFSTDDMEMSGIKSTDSGECQSRPASRYSRDMDDINDFLARSKSRMSVGSGIEDLYHNSKVRFSEADSSHLLL, encoded by the exons atggaggaagctaaatttttaaaaag aaaagtCCGATCCGGAAGTTTAGATGTCCACCCAACAGAAAAAGCTCTGGTAGTAAATTACGACGTAGAAGCTTTAATCCTCGGTGAACTAGGAGACCCGATGCTGGGAGATCGTAAAgaatgtcaaaaaataatcCGCCTGAAGAGTTTGAATGCAGACACAAACGTCTCGCTCCTCGCCAAAGAAGTAATGGAAAAATGTTCCCTCATCCACGAGTCAAAGCTTCACGAAGTAGAGCAGCTGATTTACTATCTCCAGAACCGTAAAATAAACGAGGACCAGCCGTCGCGACCGGTGTCATCCACAAATTCAGACACCGATGAGCGCGCGGTGATCAGTAACGTCGACAGCTACATCGAGTTACTCTACGAAGAAATACCCGACAAAATAAAGGGATCGGCTTTGATACTCCAGCTGGCGCGTATTCCCGACAACTTATTGGAGTTGACTAAAAACGAGTCTCTCCTCAGCGCACTGGCGCGAGTTCTCCGCGAGGATTGGCGTCGCAGCATCGAACTTTCCACCAACATCGTCTACATCTTTTTCTGCTTTTCCACATATACGCAATTCCACAGCATAATTCTTGAGTACCGCATCGGCTCGCTCTGTATGGAAATTATCGACTACGAGCTCCAGCGTTACGACCAATGGCGCGACGATATGGAAAAACGTCGCCGTTATTTTGAAACCACGACCGGTTTAGTTATTTATCCATCAGTAACTTCTATTTCTTCTTCAACGAATTCAACTGacgctgataaaaaaattaaaataactgatGACATCTGGACCACAGAGGCACCATTGGACTACGAGTTAAAACGACGGTCAACAGAAGTTAATTTCCACATAACTGATGCTGAGGTAAAACGTATGAAAGATGATCTAGAAAAGTACcggaagaaatttaaaaatttgaccaAAAAACAGGAACAATTATTGCGGGTCGCTTACTATTTGCTGCTAAATATCGCGGAGAATACAGACGTCGAGCGAAAAATGCgtaaaaaaaacgtaatatCCATGATCATAAAAACGCTTGATCGCACCAACAATGACCTGCTAATTCTCATAATaacctttttaaaaaaactatcgaTATTCCGCGAAAACAAGGACGTGATGGCAAATGAAAACATTATTGAAAAGCTGCCACGTCTTTTGCAGAACAACAATAACATCGATTTGATACTGATCACactaaagttattatttaatttgtcaTTTGATTTAAAACTGCGCGGGAAAATGATCCGCGTGGGCTTGTTACcaaaattgataaaacttCTTGGGCAGAAtgagattaaaaataagacAACTATCTTAGGGCTGCTGTATCACTTGAGTATGGATGATAAAGTAAAACTGATGTTCAACAATACGGAGTGTACGCAGTTGATAATCGACATGATTTTAGAAGTAGACGACGATCGTTTCAAACGCGAACTAGTGGCAGTTGGAATTAATTTgtcgataaattataaaaatgcgCTGATGATGATCGGGAATAATCGTCTGCAAGGACTGATACGCAAAGCGTTTCGTAATCAGGATTCACTGCTGATGAAACTGATACGAAATATTTCTCAGCATGATGGATTGAAAGACTACTTTGTTGATTTTGTTGGTGACTTTGCTATGGCGCTAACGCAGTCTGATTCCCAGGACTTTATTTTAGAACTCATTGGTGTAATGGGAAATTTAGTTCTGCCGGATTTAGACTACGCTCAAATATTGCAGCGATGCAATTTAATTCCTTGGATTAGGAATAATTTGGTGGTGGGAAAGGCGCCAGATGATTTGATACTGGAGGTCGTTATTTTATTGGGCACTGCTGCTAGCGATGAGGATTGCGCGAGATTGATTTGCAAAGCTGACTTGCTGCTGTCGTGCATCGAGTTGCTGAAGGCGAAGCAAGAAGACGATGAGATCGTGCtgcaaattatttatgttttctaTCAGATCGCGATGCATGAGTCCACGAGAGACTACTTGATACGGGAAACTAATAATGAGGCGCCGGGTTATCTTATTGATTTGATGCATGATAAGAATCCAGCAATCCGGAAAGTTTGCGACGCCTGTTTAGATGTAATTGCAATGTGCGACAAGGAATGGGCAGCGAGGATAAAAGTCGAGAAGTTCAGGTCCCATAATCAGCAATGGCTGGAGATGGTTGAGTCTATTGCTGTGGACAATGCTAATCATTTGattgttgatgatgatgagagCTTGCCGCCTTATTTGAATGATGATTTGTTAAAGCACACGATGCTGTTTCCTTCGGGTACTACTACGAGTTTCAGTACCGATGATATGGAGATGAGTGGGATCAAGTCAACAGATTCAGGAGAATGTCAAAGTCGACCTGCTAGTCG atACAGCCGTGACATGGATGACATAAACGATTTCTTAGCAAGATCTAAATCCCGAATGTCTGTGGGCTCAGGTATAGAAGACCTCTACCATAATTCAAAAGTTAGATTTTCCGAAGCTGATTCTTCTCATCTCCTACTTTAA
- the LOC103571582 gene encoding dymeclin, with amino-acid sequence MGITQSRYEDLSKNVCLDQFCGTESIGPNDTFWNRFLSFNIRPPVTRNDQIELGARLDSTCQRLLANNLNTGNFGSLITVALMRTNELLNSIQTQNSIMSAWQTYNALFAVRCILKYLVETVGEDEMIKHTEAVPDNLDDDQVYSGRLESFVEALIEIIIDVPLCEFTYVVHLEAINCLLVLLSVQLFSQTSADYSPVYRIIMSNEHTVHAPIVICTLLNNFAQQEHAPPGLLARDSGGSIVFSIAAGLWNVITRGMGNSFKNIQVSSNGVVEDEEKKRDIETPLASQSLLLLLVLTNHCTTTYNPYRDALFSFTNIQSDQSTMPTKSVTSFRFNLDKLYNTICKVTNTDEVTLLLYMLLHRNPCVKEHIIKRSDIQLLVTPILQILYHAPDNTSHHIYMSLIILLILSEDESFNKRIHDIMLKGVHWYTERCISEISLGGLLILVVIRTIQYNMLKMRDKYLHTNCLAALANMSAQFHALHPYVSQRLLSLFETLAKKHNRLEIKIRSQFPTPYQPPEKTSASTSVSSLTNGDLTNTDDLIQDLTILEEVLRMVLEIINSCLTHRLAHNPNLIYTLLYKRDIFQPFRTHSAFQDIIQNIYSVINFFSYKLEQTDQSQIGVSQVLTTIQDGTLHWPKDRLRKFPELKFRYVEEEQPEEFFIPYVWGVVCQCALLHWNAENIKLFTPNNGEQTTIVVC; translated from the exons atgggaattACTCAAAGTCGTTACgaagatttatcaaaaaatgtatgtTTGGATCAATTTTGTGGGACTGAATCAATAGGACCGAATGACACCTTCTGGAATAGATTTTTATCGTTCAATATCCGGCCTCCAGTGACCAGAAATGATCAAATTGAACTGGGAGCTAGATTGGATTCAACATGCCAACGATTGCttgctaataatttaaatactggCAATTTTGGTTCTCTGATAACAGTCGCATTGATGAGAACAAATGAGTTGTTAAATTCAATACAAACTCAaaa CAGTATTATGTCAGCTTGGCAAACGTACAATGCACTATTTGCAGTAAgatgtattttgaaatatttagtcGAAACTGTCGGAGAAGATGAGATGATCAAACATACAGAAGCTGTGCCTGATAATTTAGATGATGATCAAGTTTATTCAGGAAGACTTGAATCATTTGTTGAAGCtcttatagaaataattatagatgTGCCTTtgtg tgaATTCACATACGTCGTACATCTAGAAGCTATTAATTGTTTACTTGTCTTACTCTCAGTGCAATTATTTTCACAAACATCAGCAGATTACAGTCCAGTTTATAGAATAATAATGAGTAATGAACATACAGTACACGCGCCAATCGTCATCTGTacattacttaataattttgcACAACAAGAACATGCACCACCTGGTTTACTAGCACGTGATTCTGGTGGTAGCATCGTTTTTAGTATTGCcg cCGGACTATGGAACGTCATAACTCGCGGTATGggcaatagttttaaaaatatccaagTATCGAGTAACGGTGTCGTGGaggatgaagaaaaaaaacgtgaTATTGAAACACCATTGGCTAgtcaatcattattattacttctaGTATTAACAAACCACTGTACCACGACATACAATCCATATCGAGATGCACTATTTTCATTCACAAATATACAGTCTGATCAGTCGACAATGCCGACGAAATCCGTTACGTCTTTTCGATTTAATTTGGATAAATTGTACAATACTATTTGTAAAGTAACGAATACTGACGAAGTTACTCTATTGTTGTACATGTTACTGCACCGTAATCCATGCGTTAAAGAGCATATTATCAAACGATCGGATATACAATTActt gtAACGcctattttacaaatattatatCATGCACCGGACAATACATCTCATCATATTTATATGTCATTGATTATTCTTTTGATACTTAGTGAAGACgaatcatttaataaaagaattcatGACAtt atgttaAAAGGAGTTCATTGGTATACAGAAAGATGTATAAGTGAAATTTCATTAGGCGGTCTTTTAATTCTTGTTGTAATACGGACGATACAGTACAATATGTTGAAAATGAGa GATAAATATCTTCATACAAACTGTCTAGCAGCATTAGCAAATATGTCAGCACAATTTCACGCACTGCATCCTTATGTAAGCCAACGTTTGTTGAGTTTATTCGAGACTTTGGCAAAAAAGCACAACCGACTGGAGATTAAAATCCGTTCGCAGTTTCCGACCCCCTATCAGCCTCCTGAAAAAACATCAGCATCTACCTCCGTGAGTTCTCTGACAAACGGGGACTTGACAAACACCGACGACTTGATTCAAGATCTAACAATACTCGAAGAAGTTCTTCGCATGGTGCTCGAAATAATAAACAGCTGCTTAACTCATCGTCTTGCCCATAatccaaatttaatttatacactGCTCTACAAAAGAGATATTTTCCAACCGTTTCGTACACATTCCGCCTTTCAAGACATCATACAAAACATCTactctgtaattaattttttttcatacaaattAGAGCAAACAGACCAGTCTCAAATCGGAGTAAGCCAAGTACTTACGACAATACAAGACGGGACACTGCACTGGCCGAAAGATCGGCTGAGAAAATTTCCCGAGTTGAAGTTTCGTTATGTCGAAGAAGAACAGCcagaagaattttttatacctTATGTATGGGGAGTTGTTTGTCAATGCGCGTTATTACACTGGAATgcggaaaatattaaattatttacgcCCAATAACGGTGAGCAAACGACCATCGTTGTttgctga